Proteins encoded within one genomic window of Deltaproteobacteria bacterium:
- a CDS encoding ABC transporter permease, producing MKRYIIRRFIFGIIVVGIVSLMIFLATRIGPDPAFMIASPGADEAELNSIRDRFGLNEPLPVQYFIFIKKALQADFGESIYYGLPVAEIVWQRLPPTLMLVGAAKFISLFFGILAGVLAARRRGSFTNNFLRWFSFLGLSMPNFWIAMLFILIFSVKLKVLPTGGYGTFWHLLMPAFSLGWYFSAGYTRITESSLLQVLNSEYIKLCRVKGLSELSVVAKHALKNSLIPVVTLAGMNIVIMVSSAVAIEMVFAWPGLGLLMYHGAIYRDFNVVQAVILFISVSMVFINLAVDILYAYLDPRIRYD from the coding sequence ATGAAGAGATACATAATTAGACGGTTTATTTTTGGGATTATAGTTGTAGGGATTGTATCCTTGATGATTTTTTTGGCCACCAGGATCGGGCCTGATCCTGCGTTCATGATCGCCTCCCCCGGGGCTGACGAAGCCGAACTCAATTCGATCCGGGATCGCTTTGGTTTGAATGAGCCGCTGCCGGTCCAATATTTTATTTTCATCAAAAAAGCACTACAGGCCGACTTTGGTGAGTCGATCTATTACGGTCTGCCAGTTGCGGAGATCGTGTGGCAACGGCTGCCACCTACGTTGATGCTCGTAGGGGCAGCCAAATTCATATCTTTGTTTTTTGGAATATTGGCCGGTGTATTAGCTGCTAGGAGACGCGGCAGTTTTACCAATAATTTTTTGCGATGGTTTTCGTTTCTGGGTTTGTCCATGCCTAACTTTTGGATCGCCATGTTGTTCATTCTTATTTTTTCTGTGAAATTAAAGGTTCTACCCACAGGGGGCTATGGAACATTCTGGCACCTCCTGATGCCGGCCTTTTCCTTGGGCTGGTATTTTAGTGCCGGATATACCCGCATAACGGAGTCGTCTTTGCTGCAAGTATTGAATAGCGAGTACATTAAGCTCTGCCGGGTGAAGGGACTTTCCGAACTATCGGTAGTGGCCAAGCACGCTCTGAAAAACTCGCTTATTCCCGTGGTTACCTTGGCCGGGATGAATATTGTGATCATGGTTTCGAGCGCCGTAGCCATCGAGATGGTTTTTGCCTGGCCGGGGTTGGGACTCCTCATGTACCATGGAGCCATCTATCGCGATTTTAATGTGGTACAGGCGGTCATCCTGTTTATCTCTGTGAGTATGGTGTTTATTAACTTAGCGGTGGATATTCTCTATGCCTACCTGGATCCGCGCATCCGCTATGATTGA
- a CDS encoding ABC transporter permease: MDSEIWKRIRDIWRRVPKAAVIIILLLILTAIFADFMALHDPEIGDPRQRLLPPVWEQEGKWTYPLGTDTMGRDVLSRMIYGSRVSLLVAFSAVIIAGCIGTFLGLMAGFFGGWVDQVIMRFTDAWLSIPTVMFGVLMAVIVGPGVWNIVIILGGTFWSRYARVVRGETLSMKTRDFVHLAKIAGCGNPRIIWKHILPNVFNSVITLSSLQIGIVIVVEASLTFLGVGVPPPKPAWGLMLSEGRGGLLAGYWWLVVFPGVGIGLLVFSFNVIGDWLRRYLDPFYRNIE, encoded by the coding sequence ATGGACTCAGAAATTTGGAAACGGATAAGGGATATCTGGAGAAGGGTGCCAAAAGCCGCGGTGATCATTATCCTTTTGCTCATCCTGACCGCGATTTTCGCCGACTTTATGGCGCTGCATGATCCGGAAATTGGCGATCCCCGGCAGCGGTTGTTGCCCCCGGTCTGGGAACAGGAAGGAAAATGGACATATCCTTTGGGTACAGATACCATGGGGCGGGATGTACTCAGCCGGATGATTTACGGATCAAGGGTCTCTCTGTTGGTGGCTTTTTCCGCTGTGATTATTGCCGGATGTATAGGAACCTTTTTAGGATTAATGGCTGGATTTTTTGGGGGCTGGGTGGATCAAGTCATTATGCGCTTTACCGACGCCTGGCTGAGTATTCCTACGGTAATGTTCGGAGTCCTCATGGCCGTCATTGTAGGCCCCGGGGTCTGGAATATCGTCATCATCCTGGGGGGCACATTTTGGTCGAGATATGCCCGAGTGGTACGGGGGGAGACCCTGAGCATGAAGACCAGGGATTTCGTCCATCTGGCCAAAATTGCCGGATGTGGAAACCCCCGCATCATCTGGAAGCATATCCTGCCCAATGTATTCAATAGCGTGATTACGCTCTCTTCCTTACAAATCGGAATTGTTATTGTCGTGGAAGCCTCTCTCACCTTCCTCGGCGTAGGGGTTCCACCGCCCAAGCCAGCCTGGGGATTGATGCTTTCGGAGGGTAGAGGAGGGTTGCTGGCCGGTTATTGGTGGTTAGTCGTTTTTCCTGGGGTAGGTATAGGCCTGTTGGTTTTTTCTTTTAATGTTATTGGAGATTGGCTCCGCCGTTATCTCGATCCTTTTTATCGCAATATCGAGTGA
- a CDS encoding ABC transporter ATP-binding protein, which yields MEKKTLLQVVGLTTYFFSFARTRIVKAVDNVSFEVNAGDRLALIGESGCGKSTVAASLLRVLPPSGETVSGKILFEGEDLLQKSNKEMTQIRGRKIAMILQDPMMSLDPVFTIGEQIGETLEQHTSLRGDSLIQRIKELLLAVRIPEPERRIKQWPHEMSGGMRQRIVGAIAISCEPKLLICDEATTNLDVTIQLQYLNLLKDLQRNTGVTLVFITHNLGIVAELCEYVIVMYAGKIVERAPVVDVFDSPAHPYTKALLDAAFGLQDLRKRRPIPGEPPNLANLPPGCRFNPRCLYADERCRKEEPPEVTLAAARSAQCWYPIKA from the coding sequence ATGGAAAAGAAAACCCTGTTACAAGTCGTCGGGTTGACCACTTATTTCTTTTCCTTTGCGCGCACCAGAATTGTAAAAGCGGTTGACAATGTGTCTTTCGAGGTCAATGCTGGGGATCGCCTGGCTTTGATTGGCGAGTCGGGTTGCGGGAAAAGCACCGTGGCCGCATCCCTTCTACGTGTTCTACCCCCTTCCGGCGAAACGGTGAGCGGGAAAATCCTTTTTGAAGGAGAAGACCTCTTGCAAAAGAGCAACAAGGAGATGACCCAGATTAGGGGTAGGAAGATCGCCATGATCCTGCAAGACCCCATGATGTCTTTGGACCCGGTGTTCACAATCGGGGAACAGATTGGGGAAACCTTAGAGCAGCACACCAGCCTGCGCGGCGACTCCCTGATCCAACGGATCAAGGAACTCTTACTGGCTGTGCGGATCCCGGAACCTGAGCGGAGGATTAAACAGTGGCCGCATGAAATGAGTGGCGGGATGCGCCAGAGAATTGTCGGAGCGATTGCCATTAGCTGTGAGCCGAAATTGCTCATTTGCGACGAAGCGACGACGAATTTGGACGTAACCATTCAACTACAATATTTAAACTTACTCAAGGATCTGCAAAGAAATACTGGCGTAACGTTGGTTTTCATTACGCACAATCTCGGGATTGTAGCGGAGTTGTGCGAATATGTGATTGTTATGTATGCGGGCAAGATCGTGGAGCGCGCGCCGGTGGTGGATGTTTTTGATTCCCCTGCCCATCCCTATACGAAGGCTCTTTTAGATGCGGCCTTTGGGTTACAGGATCTAAGGAAACGAAGGCCCATTCCTGGTGAGCCACCTAATTTGGCCAATTTGCCTCCCGGATGCAGGTTTAACCCGCGTTGTCTGTACGCAGATGAGCGTTGCCGCAAGGAAGAACCGCCAGAAGTGACCTTGGCGGCTGCACGGAGCGCCCAATGCTGGTATCCCATAAAGGCATGA
- a CDS encoding ATP-binding cassette domain-containing protein, with product MEKREFDYLLQIRKLKMHFPVKAGIILDHVIGWVKALDGVDLTIKHRQVVGLVGESGSGKTTLAKVLLLLEKPTNGEVLFKGKDIHSLNVSELKAYRRTLQAVFQDPFASLSPRLRVKEIITEPLEVSSTLSKEELENKVVEAMHMVGLDTGLRRVYPHELSGGQRQRVAIARAISTESKIIILDEPTSALDVSVRLQIIHLLMDLQKNLELSYLLIGHDLAMVAYMSTDIAVMYLGKIVEFGETKELLKNTTHPYTQALIAASLPDHPRDKRERTVLSGEIASPLNVPPGCRFHPRCPGIKSICREQEPSLVPVGDNHWVACHLDGQRAASSSI from the coding sequence ATGGAAAAGAGAGAGTTTGATTATTTACTGCAGATTCGGAAGCTAAAGATGCATTTCCCGGTTAAGGCCGGGATCATCTTAGATCATGTGATCGGATGGGTCAAAGCCCTGGACGGTGTTGACCTTACCATCAAGCATAGGCAAGTTGTTGGACTGGTGGGAGAGTCCGGAAGTGGGAAGACCACCCTGGCCAAAGTCTTGCTCCTTCTCGAGAAGCCTACGAATGGGGAGGTGCTCTTCAAGGGAAAAGACATACACTCCTTGAATGTTTCGGAGTTAAAAGCCTACCGTCGCACCCTTCAAGCGGTCTTTCAGGATCCTTTTGCCTCTCTTAGCCCTCGTCTAAGGGTTAAAGAGATCATTACGGAGCCCCTGGAAGTTTCCAGCACCCTGAGCAAGGAAGAGCTGGAAAACAAAGTTGTGGAAGCGATGCACATGGTAGGGCTGGACACGGGACTGAGGAGGGTCTACCCTCACGAACTGAGTGGGGGCCAACGACAGCGGGTGGCCATCGCGCGGGCCATCTCCACGGAATCGAAAATCATCATCTTGGACGAACCCACTTCAGCGCTGGACGTCTCCGTTCGCCTGCAGATCATTCACCTCTTGATGGATTTGCAAAAGAATCTGGAACTCAGCTACCTGCTGATCGGGCACGACCTGGCCATGGTGGCCTATATGTCCACGGACATCGCCGTGATGTACCTGGGAAAGATCGTCGAATTTGGGGAGACGAAGGAGCTATTAAAAAACACAACACATCCCTACACCCAGGCGCTTATTGCGGCTTCCCTCCCCGATCACCCCCGGGATAAACGGGAACGTACTGTTTTGTCCGGAGAGATCGCTAGCCCTTTAAATGTACCGCCGGGCTGCCGTTTTCATCCCCGATGTCCCGGGATAAAATCGATTTGCAGGGAGCAGGAACCTTCTTTAGTTCCTGTAGGGGACAACCACTGGGTGGCCTGTCACCTGGACGGCCAAAGGGCGGCAAGCAGCTCTATTTAG